Within the Dechloromonas denitrificans genome, the region CCAGCGTCTCGCCGGCCAGACGGACGCCGAGCAAGCGGCCATTCTCGGCGATCGCCTTCTTGGCGATCTGGCGCGAGGCGTCGAGATAGACAATCGCGCCCGCCTCGCCATCCAGCCCGAACAGCCAGTCCAGCTCGGCAATCGCCACGGCGGCGACGGCCTTCTCGGCGGCCGCCCGGAAGACGACGACCGGGTTCTGCCGACCATAGAGCCCGACCGTCGCGTAGGGGTAGGCGCTCAGGCTCAGGCGGGCCCGCTGAATCAGCGCCAGCGCTTCGGCCTGGCTGGAGCAGCGACGCAAGACAGCCAACGGATAGGGCAGATCAAGTTTTCTGATCTGCACCGCGGCGTGCTTCAACTCCGGCTGCAGCGAATAGGGATCGACGGCATCGCTGACCACGGCATTGGCCCCGGGCGAATTCATGAACTGGCTGCCCCAGTGCATCGGCAACCAAACCCGCCCTTTTTGCAGGCCACCCCGCTCGGCAACCCGGACCCGGAACTCGCCGCGGCGATTGCTCACCATCGCGATATCGCCGGTTTCCAGGCCGCGGTGGCGCATGTCGCAGGGATGCATGGCAAGCAGCGGCTCGTCTTCCTGGTTGAACAGGCGCGGCACCGTGCCGGTCCGGCTCATGCCATGCCATTGATCGCGCAGGCGGCCGGAGAGCAGGCTGATCGGATAGTCGGCATCGAGGCGGTCGGCCGTCGTCTGGTGGTCGATGGCGATGAACTTCGCCCGACCGTCCGCCGTCGGAAAACGGCCATCCTCGTACAGCCGCAGCTTGCCGCCAGCGGCACCTTGCGGATACGGCCACTGTTGCGGGCCTTGCGTTTCGAGCAACGGGTAGCTCAGGCCGGTGATATCGAGATCGCGGCCGCGGGTAGTTTCCCGGTGTTCGTTGAAAATTTCTTCGACGGCGGCATAAGGAAAGAGCCGCTCGACATCCTTGTTGTCCAGCTGGCGCCCCAGACGGCGGGCGAAATCGACGACGATTTCCCAGTCGTGGCGGGCCTCGCCCGGCGCCTCGACGGCCGACCGGACGCGCGTGATGCAGCGCTCGGAATTGGTCACCGTACCGTGTTTTTCACCCCAGCTACTGGCCGGCAGCAACAGATCGGCGAACTCCGCCGTATCGGTATTGCCGTAAGCCTCCTGCAGCACGACGTACTCCGCAGTGCGCAGAGCATCGCGCACGGCGGCCTGATTCGGCAGCGAGTGCGCCGGGTTGGTACAGGCGATCCACACCGCCTTGATCTCGCCGGTTTTCAGGCTGGCAAAGAGGTCGACCGCCGACTTGCCCGGTTTTTCCGGAACCGCCGAGACGCCCCACAAACGCGCCACCTCGGCCCGGTGCTCCGGATTGTCGAGGTCGCGGTGGGCCGACAGCAGGTTGGCCAGGCCGCCGACTTCGCGGCCGCCCATGGCATTCGGTTGGCCGGTCAGCGAGAATGGTCCGGCGCCCGCTTTGCCGATCTGGCCGGTCGCCAGATGCAGGTGGATGATCCCGGCGTTGTTGTGCGTGCCATGCGCCGACTGATTGAGCCCTTGGCAATAGAGCGACAGCACCGGGCCGTGTCCGGCGAACCAGCGGGCCGCCTGAATGATGGCCGCCGCCGGAATGCCGCAGAGATCGGCGACGACGGTCGGCGAATAGTTCCTGACGCGCTCGGCCAGTTCGGCGAAGCCGTTGGTATGCGCGGCGATATAGGCGTGGTCGACCAGCCCCTCTTCGATCAGGACGTGCAGCATGCCGTTGAACAGAGCGATATCGCTGCCCGGTTTGAGCGGCAGATGCAGGTCGGCGATCTCGGCACTTTCGCTGCGCCGCGGGTCGGCGACGATTATCTTCAGATCGGGATTCGCCGCCCTGGCATCCTCGATGTAGCGAAAGACGATGGGATGGGCGATGGCCGGATTGGCGCCGGCGATGAAGATCACCCCTGCCTGCGCGATATCGGCGTAGCTGCACGGCGGCGCATCGACGCCGAGCGTCTGCTTGTAACCGGCGACGGCGGACGACATGCAGAGCCGCGAGTTGGTGTCGACGTTGTTGGTGCCGATCAGCCCCTTGGCCAGCTTGTTGAAGACGTAATAGTCTTCGGTCATCAATTGGCCGGAGATATAGAAAGCGACCGAATCCGGACCATAGCGGCGGATCGTTTCGGCAAAGCGCTCAGCCGCCGCGTCGAGCGCTCCATCCCAGGCCACCCGCTCGCCAACCTGGCCGCGCACGGCGCGCGACTCGGGATAGAGCAGGCGACCACCCGGATCCGCCGTCAGATGCAGGGTGGCGCCTTTGGTGCACAGGCGCCCGCGGTTGGCGGGATGCTCCGGGTCACCGCGCACGCCCTCTATCTTCCCGTTTTCGGTTTTGATGAGAACGCCGCAGCCGACGCCGCAGTAGCAACAAGTAGATTTG harbors:
- a CDS encoding nitrate reductase translates to MQTEVKSTCCYCGVGCGVLIKTENGKIEGVRGDPEHPANRGRLCTKGATLHLTADPGGRLLYPESRAVRGQVGERVAWDGALDAAAERFAETIRRYGPDSVAFYISGQLMTEDYYVFNKLAKGLIGTNNVDTNSRLCMSSAVAGYKQTLGVDAPPCSYADIAQAGVIFIAGANPAIAHPIVFRYIEDARAANPDLKIIVADPRRSESAEIADLHLPLKPGSDIALFNGMLHVLIEEGLVDHAYIAAHTNGFAELAERVRNYSPTVVADLCGIPAAAIIQAARWFAGHGPVLSLYCQGLNQSAHGTHNNAGIIHLHLATGQIGKAGAGPFSLTGQPNAMGGREVGGLANLLSAHRDLDNPEHRAEVARLWGVSAVPEKPGKSAVDLFASLKTGEIKAVWIACTNPAHSLPNQAAVRDALRTAEYVVLQEAYGNTDTAEFADLLLPASSWGEKHGTVTNSERCITRVRSAVEAPGEARHDWEIVVDFARRLGRQLDNKDVERLFPYAAVEEIFNEHRETTRGRDLDITGLSYPLLETQGPQQWPYPQGAAGGKLRLYEDGRFPTADGRAKFIAIDHQTTADRLDADYPISLLSGRLRDQWHGMSRTGTVPRLFNQEDEPLLAMHPCDMRHRGLETGDIAMVSNRRGEFRVRVAERGGLQKGRVWLPMHWGSQFMNSPGANAVVSDAVDPYSLQPELKHAAVQIRKLDLPYPLAVLRRCSSQAEALALIQRARLSLSAYPYATVGLYGRQNPVVVFRAAAEKAVAAVAIAELDWLFGLDGEAGAIVYLDASRQIAKKAIAENGRLLGVRLAGETLAQAWLKQAMAEDDLDATMIRFALAPTAKPPVSLAPRNIVCKCADVSDVQIARELAQGADLASLQERLKCGSFCGGCIPEIKRMVAEYAPRQAAAA